One part of the Quercus lobata isolate SW786 chromosome 7, ValleyOak3.0 Primary Assembly, whole genome shotgun sequence genome encodes these proteins:
- the LOC115951444 gene encoding HMG1/2-like protein, translated as MGETVVTDTLLLFPFSVNAIFSGYNTAFFFFLFGRKKSSSTVPKAKKAKTDKKSKDPNAPKRPQTAFFLFMDDFRKTYKEENPDSKGGKEVAKEGGEKWKSLDRKREKYS; from the exons ATGGGAGAGACTGTAGTG aCAGatactcttcttctcttccctttCTCTGTCAATGCAATCTTTTCTGGGTATAacactgctttttttttttttttgtttggcagGAAGAAATCAAGTTCAACAGTGCCGAAggcaaagaaagcaaaaactgACAAGAAGTCTAAGGATCCAAATGCCCCCAAGCGCCCACAAACtgccttctttctcttcat GGATGACTTTAGGAAGacttataaagaagaaaatcccGATTCGAAGGGTGGTAAAGAG GTAGCAAAGGAGGGTGGTGAGAAGTGGAAATCTCTagacagaaagagagaaaaatattcctAG
- the LOC115951445 gene encoding serine/threonine-protein phosphatase 7 long form homolog — protein sequence MAAANAGRIDYTQPGPIDDSVLTQQATHRSEAIWNGRDPGSITYRSRSSEFSKQPPMVDDRVRNIITTVGLEGLLWVPGREIDNGLITALVERWRPETHTFHMPHGEVTITLQDVEVLLGLPVDGDAITGSTQKTWVDVCRDFLGFQPVTQNNHKQLDGQRILINRLLEEVANSLPPDAEEDQLHKYARCYILALLGDTIFMDKSGDRVHLMWV from the exons aTGGCTGCTGCAAATGCTGGACGCATTGACTATACACAGCCTGGACCCATTGACGACTCGGTGTTGACACAGCAGGCGACGCATCGGTCCGAAGCTATTTGGAATGGGCGG GATCCAGGGTCCATTACCTACCGTAGTCGTAGTTCAGAGTTCTCCAAGCAACCTCCAATGGTGGACGACCGAGTGAGGAACATCATCACCACAGTTGGTTTGGAGGGACTCCTGTGGGTCCCGGGTAGAGAGATTGACAATGGCCTGATAACGGCCTTAGTGGAGCGATGGCGGCCCGAGACTCACACCTTTCACATGCCACATGGTGAGGTGACCATCACATTGCAGGATGTGGAGGTTCTTCTCGGGCTTCCTGTTGATGGTGATGCTATAACAGGGAGCACACAAAAAACTTGGGTGGATGTGTGCCGGGACTTCCTTGGCTTTCAACCTGTAACTCAAAACAATCATAAGCAACTTGATGGGCAAAGGATTCTCATCAACCGCCTTTTGGAGGAAGTTGCTAACTCATTGCCGCCTGATGCTGAAGAGGATCAGCTGCATAAGTACGCACGATGCTACATCCTAGCGCTATTGGGGGACACAATATTCATGGACAAATCTGGCGATAGGGTGCATCTAATGTGGGTGTAG
- the LOC115951447 gene encoding uncharacterized protein LOC115951447, whose translation MVGIFSRFSASRAGHRRTQSALDEREVLPPNSEVTGAATAVTAASHGIEVAVEFKPVEHPSEPLDTDKPIQCPLPEPSILNTSPGHVTLTAENSGIQNGGEIKLEVEDKCKDEDAYVANPPLSQNSLQNQNAKDISIKIESELKETELYLETLYKKPGKHDFYCPNCKVCIDKVLIRSEEVKCPTCFEFLKPIGEWIFGEWKSSKRGITYAVIFQNVGKYSVFIGSENDREIPHIDKSPYNNAAPPSTSAITSLSAVPFAASADAATSKRLAFPL comes from the exons ATGGTTGGAATTTTCTCAAGGTTTTCTGCCAGCAGGGCTGGCCATCGAAGAACACAAAGTGCACTT GATGAGAGGGAAGTTTTGCCTCCAAATTCAGAGGTTACAGGTGCAGCTACTGCTGTCACTGCTGCTTCTCATGGGATAGAAGTAGCAGTGGAGTTTAAGCCAGTTGAGCATCCGAGTGAACCTCTTGACACTGATAAACCAATTCAATGTCCATTACCTGAACCTTCAATTCTTAAT ACTAGTCCTGGACATGTCACACTCACAGCAGAAAATTCTGGCATTCAAAATGGTGGCGAAATTAAACTTGAAGTTGAGGATAAGTGCAAGGATGAAGACGCATATGTTGCTAATCCACCACTTTCCCAGAACTCACTTCAGAACCAAAATGCAAAGGATATTTCTATCAAAATAGAAAGTGAACTGAAAGAGACAGAACTGTATCTTGAAACACTATACAAGAAACCTGGCAAACATGATTTCTACTGCCCTAATTGTAAAGTTTGCATCGACAAGGTCCTTATTCGTAGTGAAGAAGTGAAGTGCCCAACATGCTTCGAATTCCTCAAACCTATAG GCGAATGGATCTTTGGTGAGTGGAAATCTTCTAAACGAGGTATTACATATGCTGTGATATTTCAGAATGTTGGGAAATATTCTGTTTTCATAGGTTCAG AAAATGATCGCGAGATTCCACACATTGACAAAAGTCCATATAATAATGCAGCACCACCATCAACTAGTGCAATCACAAGTTTAAGTGCTGTTCCATTTGCAGCCAGTGCAGATGCTGCTACAAGTAAGCGCTTAGCATTTCCACTATAA
- the LOC115951448 gene encoding serine/threonine-protein phosphatase 7 long form homolog, which translates to MTLPHMWLWVPNKKNRPAHIFRDRYREQLASMLPDQVVWQPYEAHFDDLPPWCVVGKAVWTAAVPLVCFHLVEKHTPDRVVRQFGMIQEIPCTVNTDRVLHGIDLRGKISVNWMQKHAVHILEWGNRFDRRCEAVLGDMPPEHEYHDWFKRVTRRFIDRPGAVVTLLIEGYVRLLRRHPVGTKDHNDITEVLTAVQVMTRVQPPIPEAPIEEAAMPTGPSTSTAPAGCQSRSPPTSSPYAHHPFT; encoded by the exons aTGACTTTACCGCATAT GTGGTTGTGggtcccaaacaagaaaaataggcCCGCCCACATCTTCAGGGACAGGTATCGCGAGCAACTAGCTTCCATGTTGCCAGACCAG GTGGTGTGGCAGCCATATGAAGCTCATTTTGACGACCTCCCGCCGTGGTGTGTTGTAGGGAAGGCCGTATGGACGGCAGCGGTGCCGCTTGTATGTTTCCACCTAGTAGAGAAACATACACCGGATCGTGTTGTTCGTCAATTTGGGATGATCCAAGAAATTCCCTGCACTGTTAACACTGACAGAGTGCTTCATGGCATTGATTTGAGGGGGAAGATCAGTGTTAATTGGATGCAGAAGCATGCTGTGCATATCCTTGAGTGGGGTAATCGCTTTGATCGGCGTTGTGAAGCAGTGCTTGGTGATATGCCTCCAGAGCACGAGTACCACGACTGGTTCAAAAGGGTGACTCGGAGGTTCATCGATAGGCCTGGTGCTGTAGTGACTCTGCTG ATTGAAGGATACGTCCGTTTGTTGAGGCGTCATCCAGTGGGCACGAAGGACCACAACGACATTACTGAGGTGCTGACGGCAGTGCAGGTGATGACACGTGTCCAACCTCCTATCCCTGAGGCCCCGATTGAGGAGGCAGCTATGCCTACCGGCCCAAGCACGAGCACAGCTCCGGCCGGATGTCAATCCCGTTCGCCT CCCACATCCAGCCCTTAcgcccaccatcccttcacctaA
- the LOC115951449 gene encoding 26S proteasome regulatory subunit 8 homolog A-like: MGKNNVLVKVHLERKYVVDIDKNIDITKITPSTRVALRNDSYVLHLILPSKVDPLVNLMKVEKVPDSTYDMIGGLDQQIKEIKEVCLVYPFTFCI; the protein is encoded by the exons ATGGGGAAGAATAACGTTTTAGTTAAG GTTCATCTTGAACGGAAATATGTTGTTGACATTGATAAAAATATCGATATCACCAAGATAACTCCATCAACAAGAGTTGCTCTCCGTAATGACAGTTATGTGCTTCATTTAATCTTGCCAAGCAAAGTTGATCCATTGGTCAACCTCATGAAAGTTGAAAAGGTTCCAGATTCCACATATGACATGATTGGCGGTCTTGACCagcaaattaaagagataaaggaGGTTTGCCTCGTGTACCCTTTTACTTTCTGCATTTAA
- the LOC115951450 gene encoding uncharacterized protein LOC115951450, with product MSSAQSLKNIDINVYFGGHLYNPEGIDGFPFRGEGIECYYMMLRRKLKTLTDLKRKIMDELKLNPAWYDIKIIYRCPQEVLHERINYGYMAIKEDKHVKMMFNRIQKMPQVNAAELYVSLEASVDNSTEVVQETSTALQFTTLDDGCTTMGGHAMGDDDDIGVQHDTDTTTGYRPPADSFYANTWEDMVDHSRLQIPFLCTWQDGMHFCKGLTFANKAAVKRALIIYAAKDNRNFSIQRSSTTQLCAACVDDNCKWYVGAYMKPKFNGLWMVTSYVGSHSCIPFGLRRDGRMMDSNFVASEIVGRLRKKHTATVDELWEIIRTKYDHEFSYYKDSGTQYSYHTIPKPLEGTTLLRYVYWAFAPCIAAFQYCRPVISIDGTHLYGKYKGVLMIAMTTDANQKVLPIAFAVVDKESGPSWGWFLECLRTSIERVIENKDICIISDRHKGIKCAIREWPRGQDGRERVYHRYCLRHVASNFNTHFDNPTLKALALKAGYETHDAKFVSIMQTIKEAEINLLRGVDPTDRRIIRYMPYTYLMSEDVDKWTQSHDGGRRYGAMTTNTSECFNGVLKGARGLSIAAMVKFTYFKLVAYFHDRHKQITSDLSRDKVWSDYAMEIYNKNEQKIAGHTLRNYNHAEGIYQVVTPYNDHRAGGGNHSHDVRIFDRTCGCGKWQNLKISCSHAIKVLKGLHLDAPSYIDPCYSLNNAILTYSHNFVVPKSESLWTDVRGPRWVLDPQLLRAKGRPTMSRIRNEMDGVRRERGSRREDPELREIQPRQRCRVCHQEGHNRRCCPNSHGASTSGSAMN from the exons ATGTCAA GTGCACAATCTTTGAAGAATATTGACATAAATGTATACTTCGGTGGACACCTTTACAATCCTGAAGGGATTGACGGATTCCCATTTAGAGGGGAGGGTATCGAATGCTACTACATGATGTTACGTCGTAAGTTGAAGACGTTGActgatttgaagaggaaaataatggacgaattgaaattgaaccctgcttggtatgacatcaagattatttatcgtTGCCCACAAGAAGTTCTTCATGAACGGATAAATTACGGGTATATGGCGATTAAAGAAGATAAACATGTAAAGATGATGTTTAATAGGATCCAGAAAATGCCCCAAGTAAATGCTGCTGAGTTGTATGTAAGTTTGGAGGCGAGTGTAGACAACAGTACTGAGGTGGTGCAAGAAACATCTACGgctttacaatttacaaccCTAGATGATGGATGCACTACAATGGGAGGGCATGCAATGGGAG atgatgatgatattggtGTCCAGCATGATACAGATACGACCACTGGCTACAGACCTCCTGCGGACTCATTCTACGCAAATACTTGGGAAGATATGGTTGATCATTCGCGTCTTCAGATACCATTTCTTTGTACTTGGCAAGATGGGATgcatttttgtaaagggttgacttttgcaaataaagCTGCGGTGAAGCGTGCATTGATAATATACGCAGCAAAGGATAATAGAAATTTCTCCATCCAAAGGTCGAGCACAACTCAATTGTGCGCCGCATGCGTTGACGACAACTGCAAGTGGTACGTTGGGGCATACATGAAGCCTAAATTCAATGGTCTGTGGATGGTCACGTCTTATGTGGGTTCACACAGTTGTATACCCTTTGGGCTGCGAAGAgatggtagaatgatggattctaattttgttgcatCAGAAATTGTGGGAAGATTGCGAAAAAAGCACACTGCTACTGTTGATGAGCTTTGGGAGATCATACGTACTAAGTATGATCATGAGTTTTCTTACTATAAA GATTCGGGTACCCAGTATAGCTATCACACCATACCTAAGCCATTAGAAGGTACTACGTTACTGCGCTATGTATATTGGGCATTCGCTCCATGCATTGCTGCATTCCAGTATTGCAGGCCAGTGATTAGTATTGATGGAACTCATTTATATGGTAAATACAAAGGGGTATTGATGATTGCAATGACAACCGATGCTAATCAAAAGGTTTTGCCTATCGCCTTTGCTGTTGTGGACAAGGAGTCAGGGCctagttgggggtggtttttaGAGTGTCTCAGGACTTCAATAGAGCGTGTTATTGAAAACAAGGACATTTGCATTATTTCTGACCGACATAAAGGTATCAAATGCGCCATTCGAGAGTGGCCTAGAGGGCAAGACGGAAGAGAACGGGTATATCATcgatattgccttcgacatgttgctagcaacttcaacacacATTTTGATAACCCGACTTTAAAGGCATTGGCCTTGAAAGCTGGATATGAGACTCATGATGCTAAATTTGTGTCCATAATGCAAACCATTAAGGAGGCCGAGATTAATTTACTAAGGGGTGTAGACCCTACTGATCGCCGGATTATACGTTATATGCCATACACATATCTAATGAGTGAGGATGTAGACAAATGGACccagtcacatgatggtggaagacgttacggggcaatgacaaccaatacCTCTGAGTGCTTTAATGGGGTTCTTAAAGGTGCCCGCGGTTTGTCCATTGCTGCAATGGTTAAGTTCACTTATTTTaaacttgttgcatatttccacgatcgacataaacaaattacttcTGATCTCTCTCGAGATAAGGTGTGGAGTGATTATGCAATGGAgatctataacaaaaatgagCAGAAAATTGCAGGACACACTCTGAGGAATTATAATCATGCAGAGGGTATATATCAAGTGGTTACCCCGTATAACGACCATAGAGCTGGAGGGGGAAATCACAGTCATGATGTGCGCATATTTGATAGAACCTGTGGTTGTGGAAAGTGGCAAAACTTGAAGATCTcttgttcacatgcaattaaagttCTTAAAGGTCTGCATCTCGATGCGCCCAGCTATATTGACCCATGTTACAGTCTGAACAACGCCATTCTCACATATTCACATAattttgtggtgccaaagtcAGAGTCATTATGGACAGATGTTCGCGGACCACGGTGGGTGCTTGACCCACAATTGTTGCGGGCCAAAGGTCGTCCTACGATgtcaagaataaggaatgaaatggatgggGTACGGCGAGAACGGGGAAGCCGGAGGGAAGATCCGGAGTTGAGGGAGATTCAACCGAGACAACGATGTAGAGTGTGTCATCAAGAGGGGCATAACCGCAGATGCTGTCCCAATTCCCATGGGGCTTCGACAAGTGGTAGTGCTATGAACTAG